In a genomic window of Demequina muriae:
- the ybaK gene encoding Cys-tRNA(Pro) deacylase — MSSHESASTPAVAALLAADVAHTLHHYDHDPSSELSYGHEAAQALSAAPERVFKTLCVKADDALMLAVVPVAGLLDLKAVARAVGVKKAIMAEPDEAERVTGYVLGGISPLGGRKKLPAIIDSSAFDHDQVYVSGGRRGLDIELAPADLVSLTDAATAPIAKDA, encoded by the coding sequence ATGAGCAGCCACGAGAGTGCGAGCACGCCCGCAGTCGCGGCTCTGCTCGCGGCGGACGTCGCGCACACCCTCCACCACTACGACCACGACCCCTCGTCCGAGCTCTCGTACGGGCACGAGGCCGCGCAGGCCTTGAGCGCGGCCCCGGAACGCGTCTTCAAGACGCTGTGCGTCAAGGCGGACGATGCGCTGATGCTCGCGGTCGTGCCTGTGGCCGGACTGCTGGACCTGAAAGCCGTGGCGCGCGCCGTCGGCGTCAAGAAGGCGATCATGGCGGAGCCCGACGAGGCCGAGCGTGTCACGGGGTACGTGCTGGGCGGCATCTCACCGCTGGGCGGGCGAAAGAAGCTGCCCGCCATCATCGACTCGAGCGCATTCGACCACGACCAGGTGTACGTCTCGGGCGGGCGCCGCGGCCTCGACATCGAGCTCGCGCCCGCGGACCTGGTGTCGCTCACCGACGCGGCGACGGCTCCCATCGCGAAGGACGCATGA
- the rnhA gene encoding ribonuclease HI has protein sequence MWTDGACKGNPGVGGWGAWMRTGGKERELFGGELQTTNNRMELTAVIEGLKALNRPCAVTLHVDSTYVMNGVTKWIHGWKRNGWKTGDKKPVKNKELWIALDEQVARHEITWVWVKGHAGDPGNERADQLANKGVDKVRGA, from the coding sequence ATGTGGACCGACGGCGCCTGCAAGGGCAACCCCGGCGTGGGCGGATGGGGAGCGTGGATGCGCACCGGAGGCAAGGAGCGCGAGCTATTCGGCGGCGAGCTCCAGACCACGAACAACCGCATGGAGCTCACCGCGGTGATCGAGGGCCTCAAGGCGCTCAACCGGCCGTGCGCCGTGACGCTTCATGTCGACTCCACGTACGTCATGAACGGCGTCACCAAGTGGATTCACGGCTGGAAGCGCAACGGCTGGAAGACCGGCGACAAGAAGCCGGTCAAGAACAAGGAGCTGTGGATCGCGCTCGACGAGCAGGTCGCGCGGCATGAGATCACCTGGGTGTGGGTCAAGGGCCACGCGGGAGATCCGGGCAACGAGCGCGCGGACCAGCTGGCGAACAAGGGCGTCGACAAGGTCCGCGGCGCCTGA
- a CDS encoding VIT1/CCC1 transporter family protein: MSSRAEPDENRITGRLNQLRAGVLGANDGIVSIAALVVGVAAATPENHAAILAAGAAGLAAGALSMGVGEYVSVSSQRDAEHAQLAREERWHDERPEWELEQLTRLNMRTGMSEPTAHLAAKEQTEHDALAIHALMHLGIDPKQLVSPLQAGVASLGAFTVGGIIPLLTILLASPPLQVPLTFAAVVVALALTGTTSAWIAHSPYPRAIVRNVVGGTLAMAITYGIGHLVGVAL, from the coding sequence ATGAGCAGTCGCGCAGAACCAGATGAGAACCGCATCACCGGCCGCCTGAACCAACTGCGAGCGGGCGTGCTCGGGGCGAACGATGGCATCGTCTCGATCGCGGCGCTGGTGGTCGGAGTGGCCGCAGCGACGCCCGAGAACCACGCCGCCATCCTGGCCGCGGGCGCGGCCGGACTCGCCGCGGGCGCGCTGTCGATGGGCGTCGGCGAGTACGTCTCGGTCTCGTCGCAGCGCGACGCCGAGCACGCACAGCTCGCACGCGAAGAGCGCTGGCACGACGAGCGGCCGGAGTGGGAGCTCGAGCAGCTCACGCGGCTCAACATGCGCACCGGCATGTCAGAACCGACCGCACACCTGGCCGCGAAGGAGCAGACCGAGCACGACGCCCTTGCGATCCACGCACTGATGCACCTCGGGATCGACCCCAAGCAGCTGGTCAGCCCGCTGCAGGCGGGCGTGGCGTCGCTCGGCGCCTTCACCGTCGGCGGCATCATTCCGCTGCTGACCATCCTGCTCGCCTCACCCCCCTTGCAGGTGCCGCTCACCTTCGCCGCCGTGGTCGTGGCGCTCGCGCTCACCGGCACCACGTCCGCGTGGATCGCGCACTCTCCGTACCCCCGCGCGATCGTGCGGAACGTGGTCGGCGGCACGCTGGCGATGGCGATCACCTACGGCATCGGCCATCTGGTGGGAGTGGCGCTGTAA
- a CDS encoding IMPACT family protein, with product MTSRPLPSTVRSAVEHRVEVKKSVFLARLEPVASVEAADAVVARVRKEHWEARHHCTALVIGPHADRQRSNDDGEPAGTAGAPMLEVLRHREVTDLVAVVTRWFGGTLLGAGGLVRAYGGAVTGALDRARLVERVHLTQVTADAPQAEAGRIVAYLHQWAEAHGAVLDDPVYGKAVSLSIHAAPELVPVLEADMAALTGGAVAMTVGETAIVDRPAP from the coding sequence GTGACCTCCCGCCCGCTCCCGTCGACTGTTCGCTCGGCCGTCGAGCATCGCGTGGAGGTCAAGAAGTCGGTCTTCCTCGCTCGGCTCGAGCCCGTCGCGTCCGTTGAGGCGGCCGATGCGGTCGTCGCCCGGGTGCGCAAGGAGCACTGGGAGGCGCGGCATCACTGCACGGCGCTCGTGATCGGGCCGCACGCGGACCGGCAGCGATCCAATGACGACGGCGAGCCCGCGGGCACCGCCGGGGCGCCCATGCTCGAGGTGCTGCGCCACCGAGAGGTCACCGACCTCGTGGCCGTGGTGACCCGCTGGTTCGGCGGGACACTGCTGGGCGCCGGCGGACTCGTGAGGGCGTATGGCGGCGCGGTGACCGGCGCGCTCGATCGCGCTCGGCTCGTGGAGCGGGTGCACCTCACCCAGGTGACGGCCGATGCGCCCCAGGCGGAGGCAGGCAGGATCGTCGCGTACTTGCACCAGTGGGCGGAGGCGCACGGTGCCGTGCTGGACGATCCTGTGTACGGCAAGGCGGTGAGCCTCTCGATCCACGCGGCGCCAGAACTGGTGCCGGTGCTCGAGGCGGACATGGCCGCGCTGACGGGTGGTGCGGTGGCGATGACGGTGGGCGAGACGGCGATCGTGGACCGGCCTGCGCCCTAG
- a CDS encoding CueP family metal-binding protein: protein MHRTLSLTARRTVAIIAATAAISIGVSACSGTPETEPVTDSSAPTAAAEATATADAMLEAQGLDGLDTRALIDTLDATALSERPEGLMASVRPDELLLTDATGAEASVPMPDDAFYVSFAPYVDTTHECYFHSLTTCVGELQGEQIDVVVTDSATGEVLVDETMTTFDNGFVGMWLPRDIEADVTVEHDGLSASTTVSTSNADDATCITTMQLA, encoded by the coding sequence ATGCACCGCACCCTCTCTCTCACCGCGCGACGCACCGTCGCGATCATCGCCGCCACTGCGGCCATCAGCATCGGCGTCTCGGCCTGCTCGGGCACGCCCGAGACTGAACCCGTCACCGATTCCTCGGCACCCACGGCCGCCGCTGAGGCCACCGCCACGGCCGACGCCATGCTCGAGGCGCAGGGGCTCGACGGCCTCGACACCCGCGCGCTCATCGACACGCTCGATGCGACGGCGCTGTCCGAGCGGCCCGAGGGCCTCATGGCCTCCGTGCGCCCCGACGAGCTTCTGCTCACGGACGCGACTGGCGCCGAGGCCTCCGTGCCGATGCCGGATGACGCGTTCTACGTCTCCTTCGCTCCGTATGTCGACACGACCCACGAGTGCTACTTCCACTCGCTCACCACGTGCGTCGGTGAGCTCCAGGGCGAGCAGATCGACGTTGTCGTGACTGACTCCGCGACCGGCGAGGTGCTGGTCGACGAGACGATGACGACGTTCGACAACGGATTCGTCGGCATGTGGCTCCCGCGGGACATCGAGGCGGACGTGACCGTGGAGCACGACGGGCTCAGCGCGAGCACCACCGTCTCCACGTCGAACGCTGACGACGCGACCTGCATCACGACGATGCAGCTCGCCTGA
- a CDS encoding hybrid sensor histidine kinase/response regulator gives MQTAIPRAARVGAVVTAALAGLIVVLAIATQQSAIIAILGAAAMVLALLVAAASAWRHPVVPPSPASAGPAVAAGPAASADPEPADAEHSAVASAAPALTTVGRLSRIGTWTYDYGTGDVTWSDEVAEIHGQPAGYRPTSEESLEYFTAGDRNRLRDAITLSAEDGDPFMEECLIDAADGARRTILIIGEPLRDEQGRPQLLRGTIQDLTPWREAESSAEAQRRRFTELTRALPLAVWSATADGVVDYVSEALADYAGGDVQDFVGDGWLSLVHPHDKEMMVERWSTSIENAQPYEVECRVRSRDGEHRWHRVSAKPEVGNDGRVARWWGSSIDIHRTRALKQQAQQLARERDVILDSMSDGVLGLDAHWNITYMNDHAQEMLGQARESLLGHDLRTEYPNIINTPVHDAYRTAIATREQQFLSFHDRTQDRWLEITATPSELGITVFLRDVTQTRLLSEQLEQAQRLEAVGRLTGGIAHDFNNLLTVVIGGADAVARDGGISPESREMIGLVRQAADRGGQLTSRLLAFARRQPLSPQHTDLNRLLEEFAPLLHRTLGSGITITSVLEPGLPPALVDPGQFENAVLNLAINARDAMPDGGSLTLETSLQHLDERYTTAHAEVDPGTYVTVTVTDSGTGIAPEALDHLFEPFFTTKEVGQGSGMGLAMAWGFARQSGGHITVYSEVGIGSAFRLYLPLAPAGSAAATSARATRTAPESGSGVILLAEDDPLVRSFATDHLRALGYDVVPTSTGPEAVARLEEMETIDLLFTDVIMPEGMTGRDLARHVVAARPGTPVLYASGYTENVIMHDGRLDEGVALLTKPYSAQELALRVHEQMTGAAGEE, from the coding sequence ATGCAGACAGCGATACCGCGTGCGGCACGGGTCGGCGCCGTCGTCACGGCAGCGCTAGCAGGGCTGATCGTCGTCCTCGCGATCGCGACGCAGCAGTCGGCGATCATCGCCATCCTCGGCGCGGCGGCGATGGTCCTCGCGCTCCTCGTGGCCGCCGCATCGGCTTGGAGGCACCCCGTCGTACCACCCTCCCCGGCCTCCGCAGGTCCGGCAGTCGCGGCAGGCCCGGCAGCCTCGGCAGATCCGGAGCCCGCGGACGCAGAGCACTCCGCCGTGGCCAGTGCGGCCCCGGCCCTCACCACCGTGGGCCGTCTGAGCCGCATCGGCACCTGGACCTACGACTACGGCACCGGCGACGTCACCTGGTCGGATGAGGTCGCCGAGATCCACGGGCAACCGGCCGGTTACCGTCCCACCTCCGAGGAGTCGCTCGAGTACTTCACCGCGGGTGACCGCAATCGACTCCGCGACGCCATCACACTCTCGGCCGAGGACGGCGATCCATTCATGGAGGAGTGCCTCATCGACGCGGCCGACGGCGCTCGCCGCACCATCCTCATCATCGGAGAGCCTCTGCGCGACGAGCAGGGCCGGCCCCAGCTTCTGCGAGGGACGATTCAGGATCTCACCCCGTGGCGGGAGGCGGAGTCCTCCGCCGAGGCGCAGCGGCGCCGGTTCACCGAGCTCACGCGCGCGCTTCCTCTCGCCGTGTGGAGCGCGACCGCGGACGGTGTGGTCGACTACGTCAGCGAGGCGCTCGCAGACTACGCCGGCGGCGACGTGCAGGACTTCGTCGGGGACGGCTGGCTCAGCCTCGTGCACCCCCACGACAAGGAGATGATGGTCGAGCGGTGGTCCACCTCGATCGAGAACGCGCAGCCGTACGAGGTTGAGTGTCGGGTGCGCAGTCGCGATGGCGAGCATCGCTGGCACCGCGTGAGCGCCAAGCCCGAAGTCGGGAACGACGGCAGGGTCGCGCGCTGGTGGGGAAGCTCCATCGACATCCACCGCACCCGGGCGCTCAAGCAGCAGGCGCAGCAGCTTGCACGCGAGCGCGACGTGATCCTCGACAGCATGTCCGACGGCGTCCTGGGTCTCGATGCTCACTGGAACATCACCTACATGAACGACCACGCCCAGGAGATGCTGGGCCAGGCGCGGGAGTCACTGCTGGGCCATGACCTTCGGACGGAGTACCCGAACATCATCAACACGCCGGTCCACGACGCCTATCGCACGGCGATCGCCACCCGCGAGCAGCAGTTCCTGTCCTTCCACGACCGCACCCAGGATCGCTGGCTGGAGATCACCGCGACGCCGAGCGAGCTCGGGATCACCGTGTTCCTCCGGGACGTCACGCAGACGCGGCTCCTGAGCGAACAGCTCGAGCAGGCGCAGAGGCTCGAAGCGGTGGGGCGCCTCACCGGGGGCATCGCTCACGATTTCAACAACCTCCTCACGGTGGTGATCGGTGGAGCAGATGCGGTCGCGCGTGACGGCGGCATCTCGCCCGAGTCTCGAGAGATGATCGGACTCGTCCGCCAGGCCGCCGACCGGGGAGGTCAGCTCACGAGCCGCCTGCTCGCCTTCGCGCGGCGTCAGCCTCTCTCCCCCCAGCACACCGACCTCAACCGGCTCCTCGAGGAGTTCGCGCCCCTGCTGCACCGCACCCTGGGCAGCGGGATCACCATCACGTCCGTGCTGGAGCCGGGACTGCCCCCGGCCTTGGTGGACCCGGGCCAGTTCGAGAACGCGGTGCTGAACCTCGCGATCAACGCCCGGGACGCGATGCCCGATGGCGGCTCCCTCACCCTGGAGACGTCGCTCCAGCACTTGGACGAGAGGTACACGACCGCCCACGCCGAGGTGGATCCCGGCACCTACGTGACGGTGACGGTGACGGACTCCGGGACCGGCATCGCGCCGGAGGCTCTCGACCACCTCTTCGAGCCGTTCTTCACCACCAAGGAGGTGGGACAAGGGTCGGGCATGGGCCTCGCGATGGCGTGGGGGTTCGCACGTCAGAGCGGCGGCCACATCACGGTCTACTCCGAGGTGGGAATCGGATCCGCCTTCCGGCTCTACCTGCCGCTGGCGCCCGCCGGGTCCGCTGCGGCCACGTCCGCCCGTGCCACCCGCACAGCGCCGGAGAGCGGAAGCGGCGTCATCCTGCTCGCAGAGGACGACCCGCTGGTGCGCAGCTTCGCCACGGATCACCTGCGCGCCCTCGGGTACGACGTGGTGCCGACCTCGACCGGTCCGGAGGCCGTCGCGCGTCTGGAGGAGATGGAGACCATCGATCTGCTCTTCACCGACGTCATCATGCCCGAGGGCATGACCGGACGTGACCTCGCACGACACGTGGTCGCCGCTCGTCCGGGCACCCCGGTCTTGTACGCTTCGGGCTACACCGAGAATGTGATCATGCACGACGGCAGACTCGACGAAGGCGTCGCGCTGCTGACCAAGCCGTACTCGGCCCAGGAGCTGGCCCTTCGCGTTCATGAACAGATGACCGGGGCGGCAGGCGAGGAGTGA
- a CDS encoding DEAD/DEAH box helicase, which produces MVTMTSADARLLTRLPEPTPGVAPDPDALYEAFSAWASDEGLPLYPHQDEALIEIVSGSHVILATPTGSGKTLVATGAHFAALAAQRAGTGGRTYYTAPLKALVSEKFFALIEMFGTENVGMMTGDSAVNPDAPIICCTAEILANLALRDGAATDASLVVMDEFHFYSDPQRGWAWQVPLIELPRTQFVLMSATLGDTAWLVDALKDRSDRAVAEVTTLERPVPLTFDYSTEPLPEVVERIVETGRAPVYIVHFTQKDAVDRAQALLSTQVATKTERQAIADALGDTRFSTGFGKTLSKFLRAGIGVHHAGMLPKYRRTVERLTQQGLLKVVCGTDTLGVGINVPIRTVLLTSLVKYDGERMRHLTAREFHQIAGRAGRAGFDTEGEVLVMAPEHVIENRKSLAKAGDDPKKLKKIVRKGAPAGSVNWTDATFERLRDAPPEPLTSRFAVTHAMVLNILSRGVPNPFLDREPEDPVLAMRTLLESVHDTPAQRSAHMRQALRIYRSLRIAGVVEHHRVADPTHPRGERPSVRLTVDVPRNFALNQPLSPFALAAMDLLNVEAPDHAMDVVSVIEATLSDPRQILMAQQHEAKGVAVAAMKADGIEYDERMELLEDVTWPKPLADLLEPAFIAYRRTNPWILGAELSPKSVVRDMLEKAMSFGDLVSVYGLERTEGVVLRYLAEAYRALRQTVPEEHRTDEVESITAWLGEIVRSTDSSLLDEWERLLNPEVAIGDDVDPHAAAASSTVAGPSRPMSGNPRVLRRLVRNAMFRRIELASREDYSALGALDGASGWNAQAWRDALDPLFEAQGGEAIGIGPDARAAALITFVEPGDDHEDGRARAALASAPDATLPQGAWVVRQVIDDPAGDHDWAFTALVDLDASDEAGAPVIEMLDVGAQ; this is translated from the coding sequence ATGGTCACGATGACCTCCGCCGACGCCCGACTCCTCACTCGCCTGCCAGAGCCGACGCCTGGCGTCGCCCCCGACCCCGACGCGCTCTACGAGGCGTTCAGCGCGTGGGCCTCCGACGAGGGTCTTCCGCTGTATCCGCACCAGGACGAGGCGCTCATCGAGATCGTGTCGGGCTCGCACGTGATTCTGGCCACGCCCACCGGCTCCGGCAAGACTCTCGTGGCGACCGGAGCGCACTTCGCCGCGCTCGCCGCCCAGCGCGCCGGCACCGGCGGCCGCACGTACTACACGGCGCCGCTCAAGGCGCTCGTGAGCGAGAAGTTCTTCGCCCTGATTGAGATGTTCGGCACCGAGAACGTCGGCATGATGACGGGTGATTCGGCGGTCAACCCGGACGCCCCGATCATCTGCTGCACCGCGGAGATCCTGGCGAACCTCGCGCTCCGCGACGGTGCGGCGACGGACGCCTCGCTCGTCGTGATGGATGAGTTCCACTTCTACTCGGACCCGCAGCGCGGCTGGGCATGGCAGGTGCCGCTCATCGAGCTGCCGCGCACGCAGTTCGTGCTCATGTCCGCGACGCTGGGCGACACCGCGTGGCTGGTCGACGCGCTCAAGGACCGCAGCGACCGCGCCGTCGCCGAGGTGACCACTCTCGAACGCCCGGTCCCGCTCACCTTCGACTACAGCACCGAACCGCTTCCCGAGGTGGTCGAGCGGATCGTCGAGACCGGCCGCGCGCCGGTGTACATCGTCCACTTCACGCAGAAGGACGCGGTGGATCGCGCGCAGGCGCTGCTCAGCACTCAGGTCGCGACCAAGACGGAACGCCAGGCCATCGCCGATGCGCTCGGGGACACGCGCTTCTCCACGGGCTTCGGCAAGACGCTGAGCAAGTTCCTGCGGGCGGGGATCGGCGTCCACCACGCCGGCATGCTCCCCAAGTACCGGCGCACCGTCGAGCGGCTCACGCAGCAGGGCCTTCTCAAGGTGGTCTGCGGAACGGACACCCTCGGCGTCGGCATCAACGTGCCGATCCGCACGGTGCTGCTCACGTCCCTGGTGAAGTACGACGGCGAGCGGATGCGCCACCTCACGGCGCGCGAGTTCCACCAGATCGCGGGGCGCGCGGGCCGTGCGGGGTTCGACACCGAGGGCGAGGTCCTCGTCATGGCGCCCGAGCACGTGATCGAGAATCGGAAGTCGCTCGCCAAGGCGGGCGACGATCCGAAGAAGCTCAAGAAGATCGTGCGCAAGGGTGCTCCCGCGGGCTCCGTGAACTGGACCGATGCGACGTTCGAGAGGCTCAGGGACGCGCCTCCGGAACCGCTCACCAGCCGGTTCGCGGTGACGCACGCGATGGTCCTCAACATCCTGTCCCGGGGCGTTCCCAACCCGTTCCTGGACCGCGAGCCTGAGGACCCGGTGCTCGCGATGCGCACCCTCCTGGAGTCCGTGCACGACACGCCTGCTCAACGCTCGGCACACATGCGCCAGGCGCTGAGGATCTACCGTTCGTTGAGGATCGCCGGCGTCGTCGAGCATCACCGGGTGGCCGACCCCACCCACCCGCGGGGCGAACGCCCATCCGTGCGACTCACGGTCGACGTCCCCCGGAACTTCGCACTCAACCAACCGCTGTCGCCGTTCGCCCTCGCGGCGATGGACCTCCTCAATGTCGAGGCACCCGATCACGCCATGGACGTCGTCTCCGTCATCGAGGCGACGCTGTCGGATCCACGCCAGATCCTCATGGCGCAGCAGCACGAGGCCAAGGGCGTGGCCGTCGCCGCGATGAAGGCGGACGGCATCGAGTACGACGAGCGCATGGAACTGCTCGAGGACGTCACCTGGCCCAAGCCCCTCGCGGACCTCCTCGAACCCGCGTTCATCGCCTACCGCCGCACCAACCCCTGGATCCTCGGCGCCGAACTGTCCCCCAAGTCCGTCGTACGGGACATGCTCGAGAAGGCGATGTCGTTCGGCGACCTGGTGTCGGTGTACGGCCTCGAGCGCACCGAGGGGGTGGTGCTCCGCTACCTGGCTGAGGCCTACCGCGCCCTGCGCCAGACAGTTCCCGAAGAGCACCGCACCGACGAGGTCGAGTCCATCACCGCCTGGCTCGGCGAGATCGTGCGCTCGACCGACTCGTCGCTGCTGGACGAGTGGGAGCGCCTGCTCAACCCCGAGGTCGCGATCGGCGACGACGTGGACCCCCACGCCGCTGCCGCGTCGAGCACCGTGGCCGGTCCCTCGCGTCCTATGTCCGGCAACCCTCGCGTGCTGCGCCGCCTGGTGCGCAATGCGATGTTCCGGCGCATCGAACTCGCGTCGCGCGAGGACTACTCGGCGCTCGGCGCGCTCGACGGAGCCTCGGGATGGAACGCGCAGGCGTGGCGCGACGCGCTCGACCCGCTCTTCGAGGCACAGGGCGGTGAAGCGATCGGCATCGGGCCCGATGCGCGTGCGGCCGCGCTGATCACCTTCGTCGAGCCCGGCGACGACCACGAGGACGGGCGTGCGCGAGCGGCGCTCGCATCCGCGCCCGACGCGACGCTTCCGCAGGGCGCCTGGGTGGTCCGTCAGGTCATCGACGATCCCGCAGGCGATCACGACTGGGCCTTCACGGCGCTCGTCGACCTCGACGCGTCCGACGAGGCCGGCGCACCCGTGATCGAGATGCTCGACGTGGGCGCGCAGTAG
- a CDS encoding RNA polymerase sigma factor codes for MSGWRETLDDLVRLRGRALFGYAYMLTGEATSAEDLLQDALVKAFRSGRHARDLDAAHVYVKRSIATSFIDAGRRAAARPVVASGGDQFETWARQHPAAADHSSRVDNAIDLRAALLTLSPRERACVVLRYVEDMSTADVADTLGIAVGSVKRYVSDGVARLRIALPEMRFEGPETVAVQAHEGGTR; via the coding sequence GTGAGCGGTTGGCGCGAGACGCTCGACGACCTGGTGCGGCTTCGCGGCCGGGCGCTCTTCGGCTACGCGTACATGCTCACGGGGGAGGCGACGAGCGCCGAGGACCTGCTGCAAGACGCCCTCGTGAAGGCCTTCCGCAGCGGCCGCCACGCGCGAGACCTCGATGCTGCGCACGTGTACGTGAAGCGCTCCATCGCGACGTCGTTCATCGACGCTGGCAGGCGCGCGGCGGCGCGGCCCGTCGTCGCCTCGGGCGGCGACCAGTTCGAGACCTGGGCCCGCCAGCATCCGGCGGCCGCGGATCACAGCTCCCGCGTCGACAACGCGATCGACCTGCGGGCGGCGCTCCTCACGCTGTCTCCGCGCGAGCGCGCGTGCGTGGTGCTCCGCTACGTCGAAGACATGTCCACGGCGGACGTGGCGGACACCCTCGGGATCGCAGTGGGGTCGGTCAAGCGATATGTGTCCGATGGGGTCGCACGGCTCAGAATCGCGCTTCCGGAGATGCGCTTCGAGGGGCCAGAGACGGTGGCGGTTCAGGCGCATGAAGGGGGGACGCGATGA
- a CDS encoding YggS family pyridoxal phosphate-dependent enzyme gives MSTLAAPPGDWDYAARVADVKARVHIAEASCGRAGSGVRLLVATKTWSADAAVAAVAAGARIVGESRMQELAEKGEALRAAGARVHVIGQLQRNKAAIAVEFADCVQTVDSMRLAERLSRLCVEAGRELDVMIQVNVSGEESKSGVEPDDALDLAAAVQALPALTVTGFMTIGLHSRDEEAVRAGYRRLREIRDAALIRSESGALPLTDAWHLSMGMSRDLEWAIAEGATMVRVGSAVMGQRPTPTT, from the coding sequence ATGAGCACGCTCGCCGCTCCCCCCGGTGACTGGGACTATGCCGCGCGCGTGGCCGACGTGAAGGCCCGGGTCCACATCGCCGAGGCCTCGTGCGGACGGGCGGGGTCGGGCGTGCGCCTGCTGGTCGCGACCAAGACCTGGAGCGCCGATGCGGCGGTGGCGGCGGTCGCGGCCGGCGCCAGGATCGTGGGCGAGTCGCGCATGCAGGAGCTCGCCGAGAAGGGCGAGGCGCTGCGCGCTGCGGGGGCGCGGGTCCACGTGATCGGCCAGCTCCAGCGCAACAAGGCGGCCATCGCCGTCGAGTTCGCGGACTGCGTCCAGACCGTCGACTCGATGCGACTCGCGGAGCGGCTGTCACGGCTGTGCGTCGAGGCCGGGCGGGAGCTCGACGTGATGATCCAGGTCAACGTCTCGGGCGAGGAGTCCAAGTCAGGGGTGGAGCCCGACGACGCCCTGGACCTCGCTGCGGCGGTGCAGGCGCTGCCCGCGCTGACGGTCACGGGGTTCATGACCATCGGGCTCCACTCCCGCGACGAGGAGGCCGTGCGCGCCGGCTACCGCCGGCTGCGCGAGATCCGCGATGCGGCCCTGATCCGCTCCGAGAGCGGCGCGCTCCCCCTGACTGACGCGTGGCACCTGTCGATGGGCATGTCCCGCGACCTCGAGTGGGCCATCGCGGAGGGCGCGACGATGGTGCGCGTGGGCTCTGCGGTCATGGGTCAACGCCCCACCCCCACGACGTAG